The DNA sequence TCCGTCTTGCTTATGTCTGAGACCTGATGCCGAGCCGATTGTGGTGAAGTGGATGATCCTATGCTGTCGAGAAAAGCCTCTAGCGAGTTTCATGGCGGCCCGTACCCTAAACCGACTCAGGTGGTCAGGTAGAGAATACCGAGGCGTTCGGGTGAACTATGGTTAAGGAACTCGGCAAAATGCCCCCGTAACTTCGGGAGAAGGGGGGCCATTGCTGGTGATGAGTTTTGCACTCGGAGCTGGTGGTGGCCGCAGAGACCAGCGAGAAGCGACTGTTTACTAAAAACACAGGTCCGTGCGAAGCCGTAAGGCGATGTATACGGACTGACGCCTGCCCGGTGCTGGAACGTTAAGGGGACCGGTTAGTCACATTTCGGTGTGGCGAAGCTGAGAACTTAAGCGCCAGTAAACGGCGGTGGTAACTATAACCATCCTAAGGTAGCGAAATTCCTTGTCGGGTAAGTTCCGACCTGCACGAATGGCGTAACGACTTCTCGACTGTCTCAACCATAGGCCCGGTGAAATTGCACTACGAGTAAAGATGCTCGTTTCGCGCAGCAGGACGGAAAGACCCCGGGACCTTTACTACAGCTTGATATTGGTGTTCGGTTCGGCTTGTGTAGGATAGGTGGGAGACTGTGAAGCCGCAACGCCAGTTGTGGTGGAGTCGTTGTTGAAATACCACTCTGGTCGTGCTGGATGTCTAACCTGGGTCCGTGATCCGGATCAGGGACAGTGTCTGGTGGGTAGTTTAACTGGGGCGGTTGCCTCCTAAAGGGTAACGGAGGCGCCCAAAGGTTCCCTCAGCCTGGTTGGCAATCAGGTGTTGAGTGTAAGTGCACAAGGGAGCTTGACTGTGAGACCGACGGGTCGAGCAGGGACGAAAGTCGGGACTAGTGATCCGGCGGTGGCTTGTGGAAGCGCCGTCGCTCAACGGATAAAAGGTACCCCGGGGATAACAGGCTGATCTTCCCCAAGAGTCCATATCGACGGGATGGTTTGGCACCTCGATGTCGGCTCGTCGCATCCTGGGGCTGGAGTCGGTCCCAAGGGTTGGGCTGTTCGCCCATTAAAGCGGTACGCGAGCTGGGTTTAGAACGTCGTGAGACAGTTCGGTCCCTATCCGCTGTGCGCGTAGGAGTCTTGAGAAGGGCTGTCCCTAGTACGAGAGGACCGGGACGGACGAACCTCTGGTGTGCCAGTTGTTCTGCCAAGGGCATGGCTGGTTGGCTACGTTCGGGAGGGATAACCGCTGAAAGCATCTAAGCGGGAAGCCTGCTTCGAGATGAGGGCTCCCACCTCCTTGAGGGGTTAAGGCTCCCAGTAGACGACTGGGTTGATAGGCCAGATATGGAAGCCGGGTGACCGGTGGAGTTGACTGGTACTAATAGGCCGAGGGCTTGTCCTCAGTTGCTCGCGTCCACTGTGTTGGTTCTGAAGTAATGAACCGTGTTGTTTCCGGTTGTTATCTTCATAGTGTTTCGGTGGTCATAGCGTTAGGGAAACGCCCGGTTACATTCCGAACCCGGAAGCTAAGCCTTTCAGCGCCGATGGTACTGCAGGGGGGACCCTGTGGGAGAGTAGGACGCCGCCGAACAAATTTTTAGCCTCGGTCCCGAGCATATTGTGCTCGGGACCGAGGCATTTTTGCGTTCAGCCCCTTTGTCGGGTCGGAGACCCTTTATCGGGTTGGAGAGCCGCGAGCGTCCTGGTGTGGCTACCCCAGTTCGTGGCTCACCAGGCTGCGGTGGGGCCAGCGGGCGCGTGCCTGCTCCTGGGAGCGCATCAGGGCCAGTGTGGGCAGGCCCTGGGCCGCGCCCTGGGCCAGGAGGTCGGGGAGTGCCGGAAGCGGGGCCACGGCGGCGACATCGTCCAGGACGAGGGTGAGTGGTGGGTCGAGCCGACCGGAGGATGACCGTTCGGCCATGCGCCGGCCGTGCTCGACCACGTGCGAGGCGAGTGCGGTCAAGAAGGGCATCGCACCCGGCTGGGTTCGGGGATCCTCGATGGATTCACCCATCAGATAGAGGGTTCCCCCTTCGGCGACGAATGACTCCAGTGCGAGCGTGTCGGCGCGTCCCGGATTGCAGGCGTCCCGGATGTGGATCGATGAGAGCGCGCCGAGAGCACGGGCGGTCAGCTCCTGGGCCATGTCACGGCGTTCGCGGTGTGCGGTGAGCGTGGCCTCCAGCTCACCGGCCGCCCCGCCCGCCGCCTTGGGATGCGTACGGAGGATCCGCACGGGTTCGTGGGCCGAGTTGCCCTGGGCCCAGCGGTGCACATGGCGGAACGGCCGGCCGTCCACGGCGGCGGCGTGCAGCCAGCAGCGGAGCATCGTCTCCGCGGCCTCCGCCATGGGCCGGTCCATCGCGTGTGCCGGGCGGACGGGGGCGAGGAGGGCGGTGGCGCGGGCGGCCGCGATCTCGCGGGAGCCGCAGTCCGCCGCCGGGTTCCAGCGCAGCCGGACCGGGGTGTCGAGCAGATGGGACGGGTCGAAGACATGGGTGGGGCCGAACTTGGCGCGGACGTCCTTCGTCGCGGCCCAGAGCTTGGGATCGCTGGTGACGACGAGGACGGGGCCGACGGCCTCCAGGACGGTGTGGACCGCGGACTCGCCGCGCTGGGCGCCGAAGAGGACACGGGACCGGACCGACTCGCCGTCGGGGAGGCCGGCCACGGTCAGCGGGCCGGTGCGGGCGGTGGGAAGCTGCTGTGCCGCCGTCGGGTGGAGCGGTGCGTACGCGCCGTCCTGGACGGGGGGCGTGGGGACGCCCTCAGCGGGGGCGTCCTGCACGCTCGCTCTCTGCTCGGCGATGCGGGGGTGCGGCTCGGGACCCGTCCCGGTGGCCGCTCGAGCGGCGACGGCCTCGGTCTCGGGGTGACCCGTGACGGGCGCGACGGCTCCGTTGCCGGACACCGCCTGGGTCGGGCCCGGCGCGGCGCTCCGGGACCAGGAGACCGGGGCGCCGTCGGTGGACTCGGCGGAGGGGCCGGCGGTGCCGGAAGCGACCTCTGGGGCCGCTGAGCCGCTTCCCGGGCCACGGGCGGGCGAGGGCTGTGCCTCGACACCCGCGGCCGGCTCAGCCCTCGTACCGCTGTGGGTCGCGGTCTCGGTGCCGCCCTTGGCGGCCCCCGCGCCCGTAAGGCCGAGCCGCTTGGCCTCCGCGGCCTGCGCGCGGGCGGCGCGGCGCCGGGCGCGGACGGTCCGGTAGCGGGCCAGCGTGCCGACCACGAAGATCGTCAGCACGATCAGCACCATCAGCTCGCCGATCACGATGCCCCAGAACAGCCCGTACCCCGACAGCTGGTCCTTCGGGATGCTGGGCCATGCCCCGGCCAGGTCCTGGGGCTCTGTCACCAACTGACGCAGCGCCTGCGGCGTCCGCATGAAGGCCAGGTTGTCCGGCCAGGCGCCGTGGGCGAGGAGTCCCGCCAGACCGGTCGCCGACCACATCAGGCCGAGCAGGCCCAGCAGAAGGACGAAGGAGCCGATCAGCAGGCCGTCCGGAATGCCGCCCCCCGCGGACGGAGGCCTTCCGCGCTCCGCGGGCCCGTCGTGACGCTGTCCCGCCGCCATCTCAGGCCACCGTGGATCCGTACGACGGCCCGCCGTAGGTATCCGCCTCCGCCGCCTCGACCGCGGCGGCGGCCCGCTCCTCGGCCTCCGCCTCGGCCGCCATCTGCAGGGCCAGCGCGTCCTCCGTCATCGCCCGGTCGGTGTAGACGAGAGGCCGCTCGGCCTCGGTGATCAGGTGTTTGACGACCTGTACGTTGCCGTTGACGTCCCATACGGCGATACCGGGGGACAGCGTGGGGATGATCTCGACGGCCCAGCGGGGCAGGCCCAGAACGCGACCGGTGGCCCGTGCCTCGTCCGCCTTCTGGGCGTAGATCGTCCGTGTGGAGGCCATCTTGAGGATGGCCGCGGCTTCCCGCGCCGCCGCGCCGTCCACCACGTCGGAGAGATGGTGGACGACGGCGACGAAGGACAGGCCGAGCCGGCGCCCGAACTTCAGCAGCCGCTGGAAGAGCTGGGCGACGAAGGGCGAGTTGATGATGTGCCAGGCCTCTTCGACCAGGAAGATGCGCTTCTTACGGTCGGGACGGATCCAGGTGTGCTCGAGCCAGACCCCCACGATGGCCATCAGGATCGGCATCGCGATCGAGTTGCGATCGATATGGGAGAGGTCGAAGACGATCAGCGGTGAGTCCAGATCGATCCCGGCCGTGGTGGGGCCGTCGAACATACCGCGCAGATCACCGTCGACCAGCCGGTCCAGCACCAGGGCGACATCGAGGCCCCAGGCCCGTACGTCGTCTATGTCGACGTTCATCGCCTCCGCCGATTCGGCCTCGGGGTGGCGCAGCTGCTCCACGATGTCGGTCAGCACCGGCTGGCGGTCGACGATGGTCTCGTTGACGTAGGCGTGCGCGACCTTCAGGGCGAACCCGGAGCGCTCGTCGAGCCCGTGCCCCATCGCGACCTCGATGATCGTACGGAGCAGGGCGAGCTGACCGGTCGTGGTGATCGCCGGGTCCAGGGGGTTCAGCCGGATACCGCCGTCCAGGGCCGCCATCGGGTCGAGCCGGATGGGCGTGATCCCCAGCTCCTGGGCGATGAGATTCCATTCGCCGACCCCGTCCTCACCCTGGGCGTCCAGCACCACCACCTGGCGGTCGCGGAACCGCAGCTGGCGCAGGACATAGGTCTTCTCCAGGGCCGACTTGCCGTTTCCGGACTCGCCCAGCACCAGCCAGTGGGGAGCCGGCAGCTGCTGGCCGTAGAGCTGGAAGGGGTCGTAGATGTAGCCCTTGCCGGAGTAGACCTCGCGGCCGATGACCACGCCGGAGTCGCCGAGGCCGGGGGCCGCGGTGGGCAGATAGACGGCCTGGGCCTGGCCGGTGGAGGTGCGCACGGGCAGCCGTGTCGTCTCCACCTTTCCGAACAGAAAGCTGGTGAACGCATCGGTGATGGCGCTCATCGGATCGGCCACGGCGGAGCCCCTATCGTCCCTGTCGTCCCAGTCGTCTCTATCGGCGGATGCCGGTCGCGAACGGCAACGTGTTCACAAAGGCCCGGTGGTGTTCGCGGTCGCACCACTCCAGCTTGAGGTAGCTCTTCCCCGCTGAGGCCCGGATGGTCCGCTTGTCGCGCGCGAGGGCCTCCGGCGACCGGGAGGAGACGGTGATGTAGCCGACGAGGTTGACGCCCGCGGCGCCGCTGGCGAGGTCCTCGCCGCGCTGGTCGAGCCGGCCGTGGGCGGCGATGTCGCGCGGGTCGACGGTGCGGTTCATCTTCGCGGCGCGGCTGGCCTCGGCCTCGTCGTTGGTCTTCTCGGTGAGCATCCGCTCGATGGCGACCTCGGTGGGCTCGAGGTCCATGCAGACGGCGACCGTACGGATGACATCGGGGGTGTGGACGAGCAGCGGGGCGAGGAAGTTGACCCCGACCGGCGTCATGGGCCACTCCTTCACCCAGGCCGTGGCATGGCACCAGGGCTCGCGGGTGCTCGACTCCCGGGTCTTGGCCTGGAGGTAGGTGGGCTCCATCGCGTCCAGCTCGGCGGGCCAGGCGTTCCGCT is a window from the Streptomyces luomodiensis genome containing:
- a CDS encoding ATP-binding protein — its product is MSAITDAFTSFLFGKVETTRLPVRTSTGQAQAVYLPTAAPGLGDSGVVIGREVYSGKGYIYDPFQLYGQQLPAPHWLVLGESGNGKSALEKTYVLRQLRFRDRQVVVLDAQGEDGVGEWNLIAQELGITPIRLDPMAALDGGIRLNPLDPAITTTGQLALLRTIIEVAMGHGLDERSGFALKVAHAYVNETIVDRQPVLTDIVEQLRHPEAESAEAMNVDIDDVRAWGLDVALVLDRLVDGDLRGMFDGPTTAGIDLDSPLIVFDLSHIDRNSIAMPILMAIVGVWLEHTWIRPDRKKRIFLVEEAWHIINSPFVAQLFQRLLKFGRRLGLSFVAVVHHLSDVVDGAAAREAAAILKMASTRTIYAQKADEARATGRVLGLPRWAVEIIPTLSPGIAVWDVNGNVQVVKHLITEAERPLVYTDRAMTEDALALQMAAEAEAEERAAAAVEAAEADTYGGPSYGSTVA